One window of Arcobacter sp. LA11 genomic DNA carries:
- a CDS encoding S24 family peptidase gives MLIVSEIIEKLKDILSQDGKDGKVFDKDVATALDLSQVNFATMKNRGKIPFSNILDFCAKKKISINWLLYNQNPGSLVDSTDKYWIRYYPEVSVSAGGGAYENSDSAESMEVPPYFISMLGGKENLKNIDAINVIGDSMEPTLNSDNIIFIDKTKKDVARDGIYAFTTNHGLFVKRIQRRADGQLDVISDNKDYPIQILDKSEVTIVGKVVSSFGMIY, from the coding sequence ATGTTAATCGTAAGTGAAATTATAGAAAAACTCAAAGATATATTAAGCCAAGATGGTAAAGATGGAAAAGTTTTTGATAAGGATGTTGCAACTGCTTTAGACTTAAGCCAAGTAAATTTTGCAACTATGAAGAATAGAGGGAAAATACCTTTTTCTAATATTTTAGACTTCTGTGCAAAGAAAAAAATATCAATTAACTGGTTACTATACAATCAAAACCCAGGTTCTTTAGTAGATTCTACTGATAAATATTGGATTAGATACTATCCTGAGGTTAGTGTTAGTGCAGGAGGTGGTGCCTATGAAAATAGTGATAGTGCCGAATCAATGGAGGTTCCTCCATATTTTATAAGTATGTTAGGTGGTAAGGAAAATCTAAAAAATATTGATGCTATAAATGTCATTGGGGATTCTATGGAGCCAACATTAAATAGTGATAATATTATCTTTATAGATAAGACAAAAAAAGATGTAGCAAGAGATGGAATATATGCGTTTACTACTAATCATGGTTTATTTGTAAAAAGAATTCAAAGAAGAGCAGATGGACAACTTGATGTTATATCTGATAATAAAGATTATCCAATTCAAATATTAGATAAAAGTGAAGTAACTATTGTAGGTAAAGTGGTAAGTTCTTTTGGAATGATATATTAA
- a CDS encoding OadG family protein, which produces METNLIAEAGKFMALGMGIVFLFLVVMIFALKLQAKLIGKYFPEKKVSPNKPAVSASNNTAKMAAIVAAVQHHKNLKG; this is translated from the coding sequence ATGGAAACAAATTTAATTGCCGAAGCAGGAAAATTTATGGCACTAGGGATGGGAATAGTATTCTTATTTTTGGTTGTTATGATTTTTGCTCTAAAACTACAAGCAAAGCTTATTGGAAAATATTTTCCTGAAAAGAAAGTATCACCTAATAAACCTGCTGTAAGTGCTTCAAACAACACTGCAAAAATGGCTGCAATTGTAGCTGCTGTACAACATCACAAAAATCTAAAAGGTTAA
- a CDS encoding biotin/lipoyl-containing protein translates to MAKKYIDVMDTTFRDGFQSVFGGRVLMDDFFPAVEAAKDAGITHFEFGGGARFQSLFFYLQENAFEMMDRFREIVGPDANLQTLARGINTVMLDTGSRELVEMHAKMFAKHGVTTIRNFDALNDVQNLEYSAECIKKYGLNHEVVVTLMDLPPGCEGAHDVPFYEKTLRQILDSGVPHDSICFKDASGTSSPQKVFDTIKMARKLVGEDTHIRLHTHETAGVSVACYLAALDAGADGIDLAADPVSGGTSQPDILTMMHAVKGMNYDLGGLEIEKVLKYQEVLKHQLKDYFMPPEATQVSPLIPFSPMPGGALTANTQMMRDNGTLDKFPEVIKAMREVVERGGYGTSVTPVSQFYWQQAYANVMFGPWKQIAPGYGKMVLGYFGKTPVEPDSEIVSLAAEKLKLEPTTENPLDIADRDEKKTMSYWENRLKDENIETTEENIFIAAACDEKGIAFLKGDGPLSVRKSNDSTCENDKECNLGENKGMSNATGNYTVVVDGQKFNVTVAEGNADIQVTPVADAAPAAASSAPAGGAEIPATVAGNLWKMNVKVGDKVEKGDVVAILEAMKMEIDVEAPCSGTVSAILVNPSDAVEEGQALATIS, encoded by the coding sequence ATGGCTAAAAAATATATTGATGTCATGGATACTACTTTTAGAGATGGATTTCAATCTGTCTTTGGAGGTAGAGTTTTAATGGATGATTTCTTTCCAGCTGTAGAAGCTGCGAAAGATGCTGGGATAACTCACTTTGAGTTTGGTGGAGGAGCAAGATTTCAATCTTTATTCTTCTACTTACAAGAAAATGCTTTTGAGATGATGGACAGATTTAGAGAAATCGTAGGTCCTGACGCTAACTTACAAACACTAGCAAGAGGAATTAACACTGTTATGTTAGATACTGGTTCAAGAGAATTAGTTGAAATGCATGCTAAAATGTTTGCAAAACATGGTGTTACAACAATTAGAAACTTTGATGCATTAAATGATGTTCAGAATTTAGAATATTCTGCAGAATGTATTAAAAAGTATGGATTGAATCATGAAGTAGTAGTTACTTTAATGGATTTACCACCAGGATGTGAAGGTGCACATGATGTTCCTTTTTATGAAAAAACATTAAGACAAATTCTTGATAGTGGAGTTCCACATGATTCTATTTGTTTTAAAGATGCCTCAGGTACTTCTTCTCCACAAAAAGTTTTTGATACTATTAAGATGGCAAGAAAACTAGTTGGTGAAGATACACATATTAGATTACATACTCATGAAACAGCTGGGGTATCTGTTGCATGTTATCTTGCTGCATTAGATGCTGGAGCAGATGGTATTGATTTAGCTGCTGATCCAGTTTCAGGTGGAACTTCTCAACCAGATATTTTAACTATGATGCATGCTGTAAAAGGTATGAATTATGATTTAGGTGGTTTAGAAATTGAAAAAGTTTTAAAATATCAAGAAGTTTTAAAACATCAATTAAAAGATTATTTTATGCCACCAGAGGCAACACAGGTATCTCCATTAATTCCTTTCTCACCTATGCCAGGTGGAGCTTTAACTGCTAATACTCAAATGATGAGAGATAATGGTACTTTAGATAAGTTCCCTGAAGTAATTAAAGCTATGAGAGAAGTAGTTGAAAGAGGTGGTTATGGAACTTCTGTAACTCCTGTATCTCAATTTTATTGGCAACAAGCATATGCAAACGTTATGTTTGGACCTTGGAAGCAAATTGCACCAGGTTATGGAAAAATGGTACTTGGATATTTTGGTAAAACTCCAGTAGAACCAGATTCTGAGATTGTTTCTTTAGCTGCAGAAAAGTTAAAGCTAGAACCAACTACTGAAAATCCATTAGATATTGCAGATAGAGATGAAAAGAAAACAATGTCTTATTGGGAAAATAGATTAAAAGATGAAAATATTGAAACAACAGAAGAAAATATTTTTATAGCTGCTGCTTGTGATGAAAAAGGTATTGCTTTCTTAAAAGGTGATGGACCTTTAAGTGTAAGAAAATCTAATGATTCAACTTGTGAAAATGATAAAGAATGTAATTTAGGAGAAAATAAAGGTATGAGTAACGCAACTGGAAACTACACAGTAGTTGTAGATGGACAAAAATTTAATGTAACTGTAGCAGAAGGAAATGCTGATATTCAAGTAACACCTGTAGCAGATGCAGCACCAGCTGCAGCTTCAAGTGCCCCTGCTGGTGGAGCAGAAATTCCTGCTACTGTTGCGGGTAATCTTTGGAAAATGAATGTAAAAGTTGGAGATAAAGTTGAAAAAGGTGACGTAGTTGCTATTTTAGAAGCTATGAAAATGGAAATTGATGTTGAAGCTCCTTGTTCTGGTACAGTTTCAGCTATTTTAGTTAATCCAAGTGATGCAGTTGAAGAAGGTCAAGCTTTAGCTACTATTAGCTAG
- a CDS encoding sodium ion-translocating decarboxylase subunit beta, whose translation MNKKLMASMLIIFFAIFSLNAFASSSAAEPINTETKEYESKSLGQLLKSFYETTGIYAFTNPRDTVMTAEAHAEDARPMTTFEQTWGRLIMFIVCLTLFYLAIAKGFEPLLLMPIAFGGILANIPLAGIGGETGMLGIIYNMGIANGFFPLLIFMGVGAMTDFTPLLANPKSAILGGAAQFGIFGSLVGAVAIGFDLQSASAISIIGGADGPTSIFIANRLAPELLGAIAVAAYSYMALVPVIQPPIMRALTTEAERKIKMPKLRKVNKLENLMLPIVILFLAILFLPESTPLIGAFALGNFFKQSGAVERLSDTMQNSLINIVTIFLGLGVGSKLAADKFLVVDTLGIMIIGLLAFSAGTAAGVIMAKIMNKFASEENKINPLIGAAGVSAVPMAARVVSKVGQEYDKSNVLLMHAMGPNVAGVIGSAVAAGVLLSIF comes from the coding sequence ATGAATAAAAAACTAATGGCATCAATGCTAATTATATTTTTTGCAATTTTTAGTTTAAATGCTTTTGCTTCAAGTAGTGCAGCAGAACCAATTAATACTGAGACTAAAGAATATGAATCAAAATCATTAGGCCAACTATTAAAGTCTTTTTATGAGACAACAGGTATTTATGCCTTTACAAATCCAAGAGACACGGTTATGACAGCTGAAGCTCACGCTGAAGATGCAAGACCTATGACTACATTCGAACAAACATGGGGAAGATTAATCATGTTTATCGTGTGTTTAACTCTATTTTATTTAGCAATTGCTAAAGGATTTGAACCGTTATTACTTATGCCAATAGCATTTGGTGGTATTTTAGCTAATATTCCACTTGCTGGGATTGGTGGAGAAACGGGAATGCTTGGTATTATTTATAATATGGGTATTGCCAATGGATTTTTTCCTTTACTTATCTTTATGGGTGTTGGGGCAATGACAGATTTTACACCGTTACTTGCAAATCCTAAATCAGCAATTCTAGGTGGAGCTGCACAATTTGGAATCTTTGGTTCTTTAGTAGGTGCAGTTGCTATTGGATTTGATTTACAATCTGCATCAGCTATATCTATTATTGGTGGAGCTGATGGACCAACATCAATTTTTATTGCAAATAGACTTGCCCCTGAATTATTAGGTGCAATTGCTGTTGCAGCTTATTCTTATATGGCCTTAGTTCCAGTTATTCAACCTCCAATTATGAGAGCATTAACAACTGAAGCTGAAAGAAAAATTAAAATGCCAAAATTAAGAAAGGTTAACAAACTAGAAAACTTAATGTTACCGATTGTTATTTTATTCTTAGCAATTTTATTTTTACCAGAATCTACTCCTCTTATTGGAGCTTTTGCTTTAGGTAATTTCTTTAAGCAATCAGGTGCAGTTGAAAGACTTTCTGATACTATGCAGAATTCATTAATCAATATTGTAACTATTTTCCTAGGATTAGGAGTTGGTTCAAAGCTAGCAGCTGATAAATTTTTAGTTGTAGATACTTTAGGTATTATGATTATTGGTCTATTAGCATTCTCAGCAGGTACTGCAGCAGGTGTTATTATGGCAAAAATTATGAATAAGTTTGCATCAGAAGAAAACAAGATTAATCCACTTATCGGTGCAGCTGGGGTATCAGCGGTTCCTATGGCAGCAAGAGTTGTGAGTAAAGTTGGACAAGAGTATGACAAATCAAATGTGTTATTAATGCATGCGATGGGTCCAAATGTTGCTGGAGTTATCGGTTCTGCCGTTGCTGCTGGTGTACTTTTATCAATATTTTAA
- the pckA gene encoding phosphoenolpyruvate carboxykinase (ATP), with amino-acid sequence MSEIKDSLGLENVGTVYRNLDVDTLIQHAVENEGAKVSSTGALMIDTGIFTGRSPKDKFFVNQDPSNKYIAWGDINRKVSKDVYEDLEITSKKQLSNKDLYVTDVYCGASLDSRKSVRFITEVAWQANFIQNMFIVPKEEDLENFEPEFTIYNACKTVDMAYASHKLHSEVYVVFNVEDNTALIGGTWYAGEMKKGVFSMMNYWLPLEGKLAMHCSANIGKDGDTALFFGLSGTGKTTLSTDPNRSLIGDDEHGWDDNGIFNFEGGCYAKVINLDGESEPDIFNAIKKGAILENVVADENGVVDYTDGSKTENTRVSYPLDHIPNHTPDMKGGHPTNIIFLCADAFGVLPPVAKLSKQQAMYYFLSGYTAKVAGTERGITEPVATFSSCFGEAFLPLNPTVYASLLGEKIDKHNVNVYLVNTGWTGGPYGVGSRMSIKNTRACINGILDGSINGSEFEKLPVFNLQIPKTLNGVETSVLNPRNTWEDKDAYDETSQKLASMYIKNFKKYLTLESDYDFTSAGPKL; translated from the coding sequence ATGTCTGAAATTAAAGACTCACTTGGCCTAGAAAATGTAGGTACAGTGTACAGAAATCTAGATGTAGATACATTAATTCAACATGCAGTTGAAAATGAAGGTGCAAAAGTATCTTCAACTGGTGCACTTATGATTGATACTGGTATTTTTACTGGTAGAAGTCCTAAAGATAAATTTTTTGTTAATCAAGATCCATCAAATAAGTATATTGCTTGGGGAGATATTAATAGAAAAGTTTCAAAAGATGTATATGAAGATTTAGAAATTACATCTAAAAAACAATTAAGTAACAAAGATTTATATGTTACTGATGTATATTGTGGTGCATCTTTAGATAGTAGAAAATCTGTTAGATTTATTACTGAAGTTGCATGGCAGGCTAACTTTATTCAGAATATGTTTATTGTTCCAAAAGAAGAAGATTTAGAAAACTTCGAACCAGAGTTTACAATTTATAATGCTTGTAAAACTGTAGATATGGCTTATGCAAGTCATAAACTGCATTCAGAAGTTTATGTTGTATTTAATGTAGAAGATAATACAGCTCTTATTGGTGGTACTTGGTATGCTGGTGAGATGAAAAAAGGTGTTTTCTCTATGATGAATTATTGGTTACCTTTAGAAGGTAAGTTAGCAATGCATTGTTCAGCAAACATTGGTAAAGATGGAGATACGGCTCTATTCTTTGGTCTTTCGGGAACAGGGAAAACTACACTTTCTACTGATCCAAACAGGTCATTAATTGGTGATGATGAGCATGGTTGGGATGATAATGGAATCTTCAATTTTGAAGGTGGATGTTATGCAAAAGTAATTAACCTTGATGGTGAATCTGAACCAGATATTTTTAATGCTATTAAAAAAGGTGCAATATTAGAAAATGTTGTTGCTGATGAAAATGGTGTTGTTGATTATACAGATGGTTCAAAAACTGAAAATACAAGGGTTTCTTATCCTTTAGATCATATTCCAAATCATACTCCAGATATGAAAGGTGGTCATCCAACAAATATCATCTTTTTATGTGCTGATGCCTTTGGTGTTTTACCTCCTGTTGCTAAATTATCTAAACAGCAAGCAATGTATTACTTTTTAAGTGGTTATACTGCAAAAGTTGCGGGAACTGAAAGAGGAATTACTGAACCAGTAGCTACATTCTCTTCTTGTTTTGGTGAAGCATTTTTACCGTTAAATCCGACAGTTTATGCTTCTTTACTTGGAGAAAAAATTGATAAACACAATGTAAATGTTTATTTAGTTAATACTGGATGGACTGGTGGTCCTTACGGTGTTGGTTCAAGAATGAGTATAAAAAATACAAGAGCTTGTATTAATGGAATCTTAGATGGTTCTATTAATGGTTCTGAGTTTGAAAAATTACCTGTATTTAATCTTCAGATACCAAAAACATTAAATGGTGTTGAGACTTCTGTATTAAACCCAAGAAATACTTGGGAAGATAAAGATGCATATGATGAAACTTCTCAGAAGTTAGCTAGTATGTATATTAAAAACTTTAAAAAGTATTTAACTTTAGAAAGTGATTATGACTTTACATCAGCAGGGCCTAAACTATAA
- a CDS encoding bifunctional 3,4-dihydroxy-2-butanone 4-phosphate synthase/GTP cyclohydrolase II translates to MNAIQRVKEAIEEIQKGNMVIMLDDEDRENEGDLVYAAPLSTPEKVNFMVTHAKGLVCVSVTKETADKLELNPMVASNTSSYETAFTVSVDAADAATGISAGERDDTIKILANPISKAQELVRPGHIFPLIAKDGGVLVRTGHTEGSVDLCKLAGLNGEAVICEIMKEDGTMARRDDLDIFAQKHNLKQIYISDLVEYRLSHENLVNEISSVDNKFFGTNVIKKEFKDHIGHIHTAIQFGKHSEVTHVKFHTVIPDIKLFLNDEKLHSMLKTINFLQSKGGLLIFLNEDMAHKESQRDYGIGAQILNTLNVKKIKLMTSGGKHSFVGLNGFGLEIIEEIQIEC, encoded by the coding sequence ATGAATGCAATACAAAGAGTAAAAGAAGCAATTGAAGAAATTCAAAAAGGCAATATGGTTATTATGCTTGATGATGAAGATAGGGAAAATGAAGGTGATTTAGTTTATGCAGCACCTTTAAGTACACCAGAAAAAGTTAATTTTATGGTTACACATGCAAAAGGTTTAGTTTGTGTATCTGTTACGAAAGAAACAGCAGATAAATTAGAATTAAATCCAATGGTTGCATCTAATACATCCTCATACGAGACTGCATTTACTGTTTCTGTTGATGCCGCAGATGCTGCAACTGGAATTAGTGCAGGTGAGAGAGATGATACCATTAAAATTTTAGCAAATCCAATCTCAAAAGCACAAGAATTAGTACGTCCAGGACATATATTTCCGTTAATTGCAAAAGATGGTGGTGTTTTGGTTAGAACTGGACACACAGAAGGTTCTGTTGATTTATGTAAACTAGCAGGATTAAATGGAGAAGCAGTTATTTGTGAAATTATGAAAGAAGATGGAACAATGGCAAGACGTGATGATTTAGATATTTTTGCTCAAAAACATAATCTAAAACAAATTTATATATCTGATTTGGTAGAATATCGACTATCTCATGAAAACTTAGTAAATGAAATTTCAAGTGTTGATAATAAATTCTTTGGAACAAATGTAATAAAAAAAGAGTTTAAAGATCATATTGGACATATTCATACAGCAATACAATTTGGTAAGCATTCAGAGGTTACACATGTAAAGTTTCATACAGTAATTCCTGATATCAAATTATTTTTAAACGATGAAAAACTTCATTCAATGTTAAAAACAATCAACTTCTTACAATCAAAAGGCGGATTATTAATATTTTTAAATGAAGATATGGCACATAAAGAATCTCAAAGAGATTATGGTATTGGAGCACAAATATTAAATACTCTTAATGTAAAGAAAATTAAATTAATGACAAGTGGAGGGAAACATTCATTTGTTGGACTTAATGGTTTTGGTCTGGAAATAATTGAAGAAATACAAATAGAATGTTAA
- a CDS encoding DUF1007 family protein, translated as MKKIFLIFFICIEIIYAHPHFFLDSKIIIKEDKIKNEWIFDRLNSRVLLFDFDKNKNKIFDKNEKNAFIKTHFSKLKENNYNIFLTLEDEIKIEPKNIQINQNNDKRISLSFDIDIKLNNVFTMCTIDEKLYMAYKLIEISSAKKLEVQKSEYDYCIGVTK; from the coding sequence ATGAAAAAAATATTTTTAATTTTTTTTATTTGTATAGAAATAATCTATGCTCATCCCCACTTCTTTCTAGATTCAAAAATCATAATAAAAGAAGATAAAATAAAAAATGAATGGATTTTTGATAGATTAAATTCAAGGGTATTATTGTTTGACTTTGATAAAAATAAAAACAAAATTTTTGATAAAAATGAGAAAAATGCTTTCATTAAAACACATTTTTCCAAATTAAAAGAAAATAATTATAATATTTTTCTAACATTAGAAGATGAAATAAAAATTGAGCCAAAAAATATTCAAATAAACCAAAACAATGATAAAAGAATTAGTCTTTCTTTTGATATAGATATAAAATTAAATAATGTCTTTACTATGTGTACTATTGATGAAAAATTATATATGGCATATAAATTGATTGAAATAAGCTCTGCGAAAAAACTTGAAGTACAAAAAAGTGAATATGATTATTGTATAGGAGTAACAAAATGA
- a CDS encoding nickel/cobalt transporter, whose amino-acid sequence MSIYQSFLNFVVQTQQILNIKISNYFDRLEMGESIIFFYILAVSFIYGLVHALGPGHGKLVIASYFLAKEAKIKEAFKAGFLTSIIHTFSALCITGLLYIFLQNSITKHFQEINTNMYKISAIFIIFIALYLLYEVITDKNEEEKIQRLQTKNLFAVTFSIGIVPCPGVMTIVLFSMILGYISLGILSAVAMSIGMGITISVAAIVATQVKNSRYQNYKVYMNLLTYSAIILLFILGVFLLV is encoded by the coding sequence ATGAGTATATATCAGAGTTTCTTAAATTTTGTTGTCCAGACACAACAAATATTAAATATTAAAATATCTAATTATTTTGATAGATTAGAAATGGGTGAATCTATTATTTTTTTCTACATATTAGCTGTTTCTTTTATTTACGGCTTAGTTCACGCCTTAGGTCCTGGACATGGAAAGTTAGTAATTGCAAGTTACTTTTTAGCTAAAGAAGCAAAAATCAAAGAAGCTTTTAAAGCAGGTTTTTTAACCTCTATTATCCATACTTTCTCTGCACTTTGTATTACAGGACTATTATATATATTTCTTCAAAACTCTATTACAAAACATTTTCAAGAAATAAATACAAATATGTATAAAATATCAGCAATATTTATTATTTTTATTGCATTATATTTGTTATATGAAGTAATAACAGATAAAAATGAAGAAGAAAAGATTCAACGACTTCAAACTAAAAATTTATTTGCAGTAACATTTTCAATTGGCATTGTACCTTGTCCAGGAGTAATGACTATTGTTCTATTCTCTATGATATTAGGCTACATTTCTTTAGGAATATTAAGTGCCGTTGCTATGAGTATAGGTATGGGAATTACCATATCAGTTGCAGCAATTGTGGCTACACAAGTTAAAAATTCTAGATATCAAAATTATAAAGTCTATATGAATTTGTTAACTTATTCAGCGATAATTTTGTTATTTATATTAGGAGTATTTTTATTAGTATGA
- a CDS encoding CBS domain-containing protein, protein MNNLKDIKNQHTFQVKHDASIKETMSIMIKNKNGCAILIKKNKPIGILTESDIVNILKNKINLDTPVYKIGQKKVITVNQNRPIDIAFDILSKNNIRRIVLVNKKDEYTGVVTQENLFEYLEEDVYKVDLKINDIVKTNKKVLTIDVSSTIYDTLILMQEHRVGSIVVTKNNHQVGIITEKDILNITFKEINLKSNIEEYMNKPIITVNSNELVTNVIDIMKLKNIRRVVVLDKKNNVVNILTNRDILKHIKGNYSRILQNKIKHAQEIMNFLPEAIIEIFDNEKEQILYWMNNKAKTIFGDNLLDRKVTSIFGKKDWKKIYKSFQNKSILTNTIIKIGDSSYELSGTLSKNLNNNYIKIIFKDVTIHEKEKNLLQEEVDKEIKKRLDNEYLLMQQSKLAMMGEMIAHIAHQWRQPLSQLGGIFMNLEASYNFDELTKEYMNTRIKNGNELLKYMSTTIDDFSNFFEPNRKKEVFNASDYIDNAINIIDMSLTYNHINIKVNRKSEIYPILGYPSEFSQVILNILINAKDALCEKTSNYKNIEISIEKDKRNIIVQIEDNAGGIKEEIINKVFDMYFTTKKSKEGTGLGLYISRLIIETKLNGKIKIKNSKVGAKIIIEIPLSKKIKSE, encoded by the coding sequence AATAAAATAAATTTAGACACTCCAGTATATAAAATTGGACAAAAAAAAGTTATTACAGTTAATCAAAACCGTCCAATAGATATTGCTTTTGATATTCTAAGTAAAAATAATATACGTAGAATAGTTTTAGTTAATAAAAAAGACGAGTATACAGGAGTTGTAACCCAAGAAAACTTATTTGAATACTTAGAAGAAGATGTTTATAAAGTTGACTTAAAAATAAACGATATTGTAAAAACAAATAAAAAGGTTTTAACAATAGATGTAAGTTCTACTATCTATGATACATTAATATTAATGCAAGAGCATAGAGTAGGTTCTATTGTAGTCACTAAAAACAACCACCAAGTTGGTATTATTACAGAAAAAGACATCCTAAATATCACATTTAAAGAGATAAATTTAAAATCAAATATTGAAGAATATATGAATAAACCAATTATTACAGTTAATTCAAATGAACTAGTAACAAATGTAATAGATATTATGAAATTAAAAAATATTAGAAGAGTTGTAGTTTTAGATAAAAAGAATAACGTAGTAAATATTCTTACAAATAGAGATATTCTTAAACATATAAAAGGAAATTATTCAAGAATACTCCAAAATAAAATAAAGCATGCTCAAGAAATAATGAATTTTTTACCAGAAGCTATAATCGAGATTTTTGATAATGAAAAAGAACAAATATTATATTGGATGAACAATAAAGCAAAAACAATATTTGGTGATAATTTATTAGATAGAAAAGTAACTTCTATTTTTGGGAAAAAAGATTGGAAAAAAATCTATAAAAGCTTTCAAAATAAAAGTATATTGACAAATACAATAATAAAAATAGGAGATTCCTCTTATGAATTATCAGGAACTTTATCAAAAAACTTAAATAACAACTATATAAAAATCATATTTAAAGATGTAACTATCCATGAAAAAGAAAAAAACTTATTACAAGAAGAGGTTGACAAAGAGATAAAGAAAAGGCTTGATAACGAATATTTACTAATGCAGCAGTCAAAACTTGCAATGATGGGAGAAATGATTGCACATATAGCACACCAATGGAGACAACCACTTTCTCAATTAGGTGGAATATTTATGAACTTAGAAGCTTCTTACAACTTTGATGAGTTAACTAAAGAATATATGAATACAAGAATTAAAAATGGTAATGAACTTCTTAAATATATGTCTACAACCATTGATGACTTTTCTAACTTCTTTGAACCAAATAGGAAAAAAGAAGTATTTAATGCCTCTGATTATATAGATAACGCAATTAATATTATAGATATGAGTTTAACATATAATCATATTAATATTAAAGTAAATAGAAAAAGTGAAATATATCCGATTCTTGGTTATCCAAGTGAGTTTTCACAAGTCATTCTAAATATACTTATCAATGCAAAAGATGCTTTATGTGAAAAAACATCAAACTATAAAAATATTGAGATATCAATAGAAAAAGATAAAAGAAATATTATTGTACAAATAGAAGATAATGCGGGAGGAATAAAAGAAGAAATTATAAATAAAGTCTTTGATATGTATTTTACAACTAAAAAAAGTAAAGAAGGTACAGGATTAGGCCTCTATATTTCAAGATTAATTATTGAAACAAAACTAAATGGAAAAATTAAAATTAAAAATAGTAAAGTAGGGGCAAAGATTATAATAGAAATTCCACTTTCTAAAAAAATAAAAAGTGAATAA